One window of Phycisphaeraceae bacterium genomic DNA carries:
- a CDS encoding UDP-3-O-acyl-N-acetylglucosamine deacetylase: protein MTIGATLRRAATLTGIGLFTGQPSTVILRPATSRTGLAFTLGPATFPASIDRLAPSPIPAFAHHPARHTCLAAPDGPALATVEHALSALVGMGITDATVESFGPELPIFDGSSLRFVEQIRAVGSVPSETPATDPITLDAPISIENDGASILISPRHTPGISYTYRLAYPAPIGEQSAHWDGRPETYAADIAPARTFSLEHEARAMRSLGLFQSFTPRDMLVIGPEGPIDNTLRYPDEPARHKLLDLIGDLALAGPLMPRLQADIVATRSGHALAHAAARALQHHLNSRG from the coding sequence ATGACCATCGGCGCAACCCTCCGCCGTGCGGCAACCCTCACAGGCATCGGCCTCTTCACCGGCCAGCCCTCCACCGTCATCCTCCGCCCCGCCACAAGCAGAACCGGCCTCGCCTTCACCCTCGGCCCCGCCACCTTCCCCGCCTCCATTGATCGCCTCGCCCCCTCCCCGATCCCCGCCTTCGCGCACCACCCCGCCAGACACACCTGCCTCGCAGCACCCGACGGCCCCGCGCTCGCCACCGTCGAACACGCCCTCTCCGCACTCGTCGGCATGGGCATCACCGATGCCACTGTCGAATCCTTCGGACCCGAACTCCCGATCTTCGACGGCTCCTCCCTCCGATTCGTCGAACAGATCCGCGCTGTCGGCTCCGTCCCCTCCGAAACCCCCGCCACCGACCCCATCACCCTCGACGCGCCGATCTCCATCGAGAACGATGGCGCATCCATCCTCATCTCCCCGCGGCACACACCCGGCATCTCCTACACCTACCGGCTGGCCTACCCAGCACCCATCGGCGAACAGTCCGCCCACTGGGACGGACGCCCCGAGACCTACGCCGCCGACATCGCCCCAGCCCGCACCTTCTCACTCGAACACGAAGCCCGCGCCATGCGCTCCCTCGGCCTCTTCCAGAGCTTCACCCCGCGCGACATGCTCGTCATCGGACCCGAAGGCCCGATCGACAACACCCTCCGATACCCCGACGAGCCCGCACGACACAAACTCCTCGACCTCATCGGCGACCTCGCACTCGCCGGACCCCTCATGCCGCGCCTCCAGGCCGACATCGTCGCCACACGCTCCGGACATGCCCTCGCACACGCCGCAGCCCGCGCCCTGCAACACCACCTCAATTCCCGCGGCTGA